The region TTACCGATAGCAAATTGGAAACCAAATAACACTACAAATACAATCCCTACAAAACGTTCTGGAGTATTACCAAATAATACTGTTGCAACTAATCCAGAGAACATAATAAGACCTCCTATTAAAATAGTGTATTTTCTACCTTTATCTATAGAGTTTGTTTTAGAAATAATCTGTCCAGAAACATATCCTCCAACAATACTACCAATTGCAGCACCTACATAAGGTACCCAAGCAAACATACCAACTTCTTTTACATTAAATCCGTACACATCAAACAAGTAAATTGGCATCCAACCTACAAACAACCACCAAATTGGTTCTAAGAAAAAACGTCCAACAACAATAGACCATGCTTCTTTATGTGAAAGAATTTCTCTTAAGCTTAATCCTTTACCATCTTCTTGAGCATCACGATCTGCTTGACTTTGTCCATCTAAAATATATTCTTGTTCTTCTGGTGTAATCCATGGGTGTTTCTTAGGGCTTGCTTTGTTAATAAGTAACCATGGAATAATCCAAATGATACCAAAAGACCCCACAACCATAAATGTTGTTCTCCAGCCATAAGCTACAAAAAGCATAGCAATAAACGGTGGTGCTATTACAGAACCAATTGAAGCTCCTGCGTTAAACAACCCTTGTGCTATTGCACGTTCTTTAATTGGAAACCATTCGGCATTACTTTTAACCCCTCCTGGCCAGTTACCAGCTTCAGACAGACCTAAAGTACTTCTAAAGAAAGCTAATCCTATAAAGCCTCTTACTGTAGAGTGTAAGAAAGAAGATAGTCCCCAAACACCAATACTAATAACATACCCTAAGCGTGTTCCAACTTTATCAAATAACTTACCGGAAAACAACTGTCCTAAGGCATAGGCTACCATAAATATGTTTAATATGTAACTATAATGCTCTTTAGTTAAGCCTAAAGAGTGAGAAATTGAACCTTCTAGATTTTCATTTCCCCACATTACTGCTAATGCACTTCTGTCGATGTAGTTAATTACAG is a window of Formosa sediminum DNA encoding:
- a CDS encoding MFS transporter, translated to MKVKGLRWFIIGLIFLASVINYIDRSALAVMWGNENLEGSISHSLGLTKEHYSYILNIFMVAYALGQLFSGKLFDKVGTRLGYVISIGVWGLSSFLHSTVRGFIGLAFFRSTLGLSEAGNWPGGVKSNAEWFPIKERAIAQGLFNAGASIGSVIAPPFIAMLFVAYGWRTTFMVVGSFGIIWIIPWLLINKASPKKHPWITPEEQEYILDGQSQADRDAQEDGKGLSLREILSHKEAWSIVVGRFFLEPIWWLFVGWMPIYLFDVYGFNVKEVGMFAWVPYVGAAIGSIVGGYVSGQIISKTNSIDKGRKYTILIGGLIMFSGLVATVLFGNTPERFVGIVFVVLFGFQFAIGNVQTLPSDLFSGKNVGSLAGLGGMVGVFSVIIMNFIVPIVAKVSYTPVFIAIALFVPLGIGAIYYFAREIKSVE